From the genome of Paracidovorax avenae:
AGGTCTCGCCTCGAATCCGCCGTCCACCTTCGCATACACGGTCGGGCGGTTCTCCACCGTCTGGATCGCGTCCGCAGTGACGGTGACGGGCGCGGCCGTCTTCCCGGTGACCAGTTCCACCGTGACGAACAATCCGGGACGCCACGCCATCTCGGGATTCGGCAGCGTCGCGCGCGCCGTGGCGGTGCGCGTCTGCTCCCCGATGAGAGCGCCGACATACGACACCTTGCCTGTCGCCTCATGCTGGAAGCCCGTCGCCTGGATGGCCACGGGCTCCCCGACCTTCACCAGCGGCAGGTTGGCCGCCGTCACATTGATCTGGGTCCACACCGTGGAGAGGTCGGAGATGGTGAACACATTCGCGTCTTCCTTCACCGACTCGCCCGGCGCAATGTGCTTTTCGACCACCATGCCATCGAAGGGCGCCCGCAGTTCGAACCGCGCAAGATCGCCGGAGCTGGCAGCCGCTCCCAGTGCCCGCAGCTTCTGGCCGGCGTTCGCGACGGCGATCTCCGCCTCGTGCAGAACCTGCTCTGCCTGCAGGACATCCTGCTGGGCCGAAATCTTGTCCTGGAACAGCCTGCGCTCGCGGTCCGCGGTGGTACGGGCCAGGGCCAGGCGCTTCTGTGCGGCCAGCAGTTCGCTGCGCTGCTCGGACAGCGCCACGCTGGAGATGACGGCCAGAACCTGGCCCTTGCGTACCTGCTGCCCCAGATCGGCGCCGACGCTTTCGACGACACCGGCGACGCGGGGGACCACGTGCGCCGTGCGGTCCTCGTTGAACCGGATTTCACCGGGCAGCCGGGTGCGGGTCTCGATCACTCCCGGCCCGCTCGTTTCGACAGCCACGCCGGAGGACTTGACCTGCTCGTCCGAGAAGGCGATTCGGCCTTTTTCATGGCCCTCCTCGTGGCCATGTTCCTCAGGTTCCCCGGCATGGCCCTCGCCATGCTCGTCGGCGGGCCGCGCGACGGCCGCGTGCCCATCTGCGCCACCGGGTTTCGCGGGGCGGAGGATGAAGAACCCGGCAATGGCCGTCAGGAAGACCAGGACGATGGCCAGGACCACATGGCTGGCCTGGACCTTGCCCGTGGAAGTATCGGTATTTTTTTGCATGGCGTTCAGGGCCTGGAAGGATTCAGGAGGGTGGACGACGCGTCCGTGACATGGAGCAGGCGCTCCAGTTCGGCTGCGGCGCGGTAGGTATCGAGCAGCGCGCGAAGGAACTGGGCCTGGGTGCCGACCAGGGTGCGCTGGGCATCCAGCGTTTCCAGGTAGCTGAACTTGCCCAGCTGGAATCCCCGCGACGCGGCCTCGTAGGCTTCTCGCGCACCGGGAATCGCGTCCTGCTGCAATGTCTGCGCCTCGGCACGGGCAGACCGCAACTGCTCCCGGGCCTGCGCGATATCGGACGCGAGCTTCAGTTCGACCGCATTCAGCTCTTCGCGGGCCTTCTCTTCGCGTGCCAGCGCTTCGGCGAGGTTGCCCTGGTTCCGGTCGAACACCGGCAGAGGCACGGTCAGGCCCACGACGGCAGCCGTCACCCCGTTCTCCTGGCTGCGCTTGACACCGACGGACACCGCGACGTCCACAACCTGGCGCGAGCGTTCGAGCGCCACGGCGGCCTGCGCCCGCTCCAGCTCGAGCCGGGCACGCAGGAGTGCCGGCGATGCGGCCATCCGCGCGAACACCGCCTCGTCGGCAAGGCCTTCGGCCGGCAGGTCCAGGTGGCCGACCAGCGCCGTCCCGCTGCGGCCCATGTCGCCCCAGAGAGAGAACAGCCTCTGGCGGCCGGCGCGCAGGGCGCCTTCCGCCTGCGCCACTTCTGCCAGCGCCGCGGCACGCGCGACCTTCGCCCGCGTCTCCTCCAGCGGGGCGATCTTGCCCGCCTGCACCCTTTTGCCGGTCGCTTCCGCATCGCCGCTGGCCAGTTGCAGCGCAGACTGGGCCAGCCGCAGGCGTTCCTGGCCGACCAGCACTTCATGAAAGGCGACGATGGCCTGGGAACGCACGTCCGCACGGGCCTGCTCGATGTCGGCAGCCGCTTGCGCGCTGATCCGCTCGGCGACAGCTGTCCGGCTGGCCCGCTTGCCGCCGAGCTCCAGCGACTGCGTGATCTGGACGGTGGACGTCCGCCGCCCCTGTTTGAAATCCTCCTGCTGAACGGACAGCTCGGGGTTCGGGCGCATGCCGGCCTGCAGCACGGCGCCGCGCGTCGCATCGAACTCGCGCTGCGCCACGGCGATGGCAGGGTTCCTGGCGAGCGCCAGCGCAATGGCTTCCGCCAGAGCCAGGGAAGGGGCCGCCGATTCAGTGGACGTGGTCCCGCGCGGGGTGATCAGGGACTGCGCATGGGCGGGCGCAGGAAGGATGGGCACGCCGGCCAGCAGGGCGGCGCAGGCCGTTGCGATGAATGGTCTGGTATGGGACACCTGGGTCTCCGAAGTGAAGAAAACTTCGGTGGACCGCAGGGGCGCAGTCAATCAGGCGATCGTTCTCCCGCCGTCCACCGTCGATGGAGCGAGGAAGGGCCATTTGGGGCGCTCGATATCGTCGGCAGCACCCGTGCCCTGGTGCCGGAGATGCCTGGGAACGACCCACGCATTCGAGGCCTGCTGCGTGGGGCACCACGGATTCGGCAGGTCGCCGACCGCCGAGGGTTGGGCGACGTTGTGGAATGGACAGGGAATGCCGCGGTCTTCGGAAAAATGAAGGCTGCCCGCCTCGTCGGCGGTCTTCTTCTGGACAGAGGCAGCCCCCTTCGCGACCGACTCGGCAGACGAAGACGACCCATGGAACTGCGCTGCCGTCCATTGGAGCGGCAGCAGCAAGAGCATGAAGACGATGACGATCCGGCGAACCATTGTCAGGGGGGGACATGCCCGGTGAGCGCCGCGAGGAGGGCGCCCTTGGATAGGCAATTTTCGGGAGCGGATTCTAGAGCGTTTAGCCGGGACGCGTACGCGTCGCCCCTTTGCGGCACAGGCCGATGTTCGTCCGGGCCGCGCGCACGATCTCCAGGTAGCGCTCCGCAAGGGAAGGCGTCCAGCCATCCACCGCCGCATCATCGTCCTTTGCCGCATCCTCTGCATATCTGGCGAGTGTCGCCAGGCATTGCGCATGAAGCCCGTTGCGGTATTGCGTGATGGCCAGGTCGTTCCGAATGGCCCCCTCGTCTTCCCAGTCCAGGGTCACCGAACAGTTCTCCAGCACAGGAGACAGGGTGGCGAGGGCCGCCTTGAAGTTTCTCTGGTCGTAAAGACGCTGGAACGCAGCACGCGTGTGATCGACTTCGTCCCTGCCGCAGCCTTGCTTCACCCGCAAATACCGTCCAGCGAAACTCCCGTTGTAGCCACAGAAATCCCTGCACTCGGCCGGAGTGGCGGCCTTGACATCGACCCCCCGTGCGTTAACGCCAAAGCCCACCATGCAGGAAGAGCGCCCACCGTCTTGCCTGGCGATGCCCTGCCCCCGGTCGATGGTTCCATCGAGCGTGCACAGGTTGTCACCCGTCGTCGTTTCGAGCGAAAACGCCATCACGCCTCTCTCGCTCTTGAGCACAAGGTGCCCCCAGCCCCGCTCCGTCATGTATTCACCCGGCTGCAAAGTACCGCTTCCGTATGGTGCCGGCTGCCCGGTGGCATCCCCCGCGCAGGCCGACCACGACATGGTCAACAGCACAGTGATCGTCGCCAGCAGCCGCGATGCCGCCGGCTTGGGAAAGTGATGGGGTGGCATGGTGGTCGCAGTCTTCGCGGAAAAATTCCCTGTTGCAGCATGGAACCCTGGGCACCGGGCCAGCAGGTCCTGCCCATGATAGGGCCGTGCTGCATGCCCTCAGGCTGGCGGCAGGCTGCCCCGTTGCGCCCGGGCATTCAGGCATCTCTGTTGAATCTGGTTGCATCCATATTCCGCGGCCGGGTTCTAATGCCCACCTTCCACCGGCGCGCGCCGCGCAGCGCCAGCCCCGGGGGGGTTGGCTTCCAGTTCAGCCCCATCGCAACCTGTTCAACAAGGAATCTGAGATGTCCCGCCTCTGCCCTATCCTGGCTGCCTTGCTCACGATCGCATGCCTACCGCTGGCGCAAGCGCAGGGCGTCAGCGAATTCAACAAGGAAGCGATCAGGTCCACCGGCGAAGCGGCAGCGATGGCTTTCGTGTGCGGCAAGCTCAACCAGGCCCAGGTCGATGCACACAAGGAAAAGACGCGCCGGCTCTACCTGGCAGACGGCGTCTCCCAGGCGACCTTCGATACCCTCTACGCCGAGGGTTTCAAGGACGTGCAGGCCAAGGCCAAAGCCAACCATGTGCAGGCAGGCAGCCCCCAGTGCCAGCTTCCCGTACCCGGCGCAGGCAAGCCGGACTGAGACAGGAAAGCATGCACATGAAGTTCCATACGACCTGCCCCCTGCTTCTCACGGTATTTATCGCGGTCTCGAGCCTGCATGCCCAGACCGCATGCCCCTCCGGCGTGGCCGCCGGAAGCGCGCGCTGCGGTCCGAGCGGCGATAGCGGAGACAGTGCGCTTCCGCGGCCGACAGGCCATTGGGTGAAAACCTGGGGAGCCCTGGTGAGTTCCAACCAGGCGGGTGGAGCCTGGTCCTCCAAAGGCAAGAACTCGGAAGCAGACGCGCGCCAGGATGCCCTGACAAGATGCCAGGCCCAGGGCGCATCCGACTGCAAGGTGGACGCGACGTTCTTCAACCAGTGCATTGCCGTCTCCGGCTCCAGCGCGCAGCGTGGTGTTTTCACGAACACAGGAAAGAACAAGGAGGTTGCCGGCTCACGGGCCCTCAAGGACTGCCAGGACAGCGGCAGAGCGAACTGTGCAGTGGTGTTCACCGAATGCACCGATCCCTATTTCGTGCGGTACTAGTCCTTCAGTCCCGGTAAAAGAGAAACTGCGATGGATATGCAACTCATCCACCCACACACTGGAAAATCTGCCAAACTGGCTATTGCTACACTTTTCATAGCATGGGCCGCGGCGATATCCGGATGTTCAACCCTTGCCCCGGAGCGGGAGGCCGCAGAGAACCTCATGGGGAAGAACATTGCGGAAGCCTACAAGGTATTCGGCAACCCCTGGCTTGTGGGTACCGAAACCAAGGTCGATCCCAGCAGCAAGTTCTACGGTCATAAATTCTATTTCTTCGAAAAACGCAGGGGAGCCTACGATCAGCAAAAGCTGGTGGGCTCGTCCATGGATACTTCACAAGGGCGCCCGGTATATGTGGAGCACTACCGGACCGAGCGTGTTCAGCCGGCATGCCAGATCGGATTCTGGGCCGACAAGAACACCAACATCATCGATTACTACCAGGTCAAGGGGGATTGTGGCTGGGGAGGATTGGGGCTCGGGCAAACCTTCCGGTAAATCACGGCAGATCCGGCTCGCCTCGTGAGAACCTCACCCGCCGCGCACCTTCCGCCACCCCGCGCAGTTCAGGCGCCATCGATGCGAACACCGCGCAACTTGGCGATGAGCTCCACGCGGTTGCGGGCCTCGAGCTTCTGCAGGATCGCCGTGAGATGTTCCTTCACGGTGTGCTCCGAGAGGTGAAGCGAGGAAGCAATCGGCTTGTTCGGCAGACCGTCCAGGACGAGCGCGAGGATTTCACCCTGTCGGGGTGTCAGACCGATATCGGCAGGCGACAGGCGGATCTCGCGAGGCGCCATGCACCCGGCCGAAGGCCGTGAGGGCAAGGCTGACGCGTCCG
Proteins encoded in this window:
- a CDS encoding efflux RND transporter periplasmic adaptor subunit is translated as MQKNTDTSTGKVQASHVVLAIVLVFLTAIAGFFILRPAKPGGADGHAAVARPADEHGEGHAGEPEEHGHEEGHEKGRIAFSDEQVKSSGVAVETSGPGVIETRTRLPGEIRFNEDRTAHVVPRVAGVVESVGADLGQQVRKGQVLAVISSVALSEQRSELLAAQKRLALARTTADRERRLFQDKISAQQDVLQAEQVLHEAEIAVANAGQKLRALGAAASSGDLARFELRAPFDGMVVEKHIAPGESVKEDANVFTISDLSTVWTQINVTAANLPLVKVGEPVAIQATGFQHEATGKVSYVGALIGEQTRTATARATLPNPEMAWRPGLFVTVELVTGKTAAPVTVTADAIQTVENRPTVYAKVDGGFEARPVKTGRADGRRVEILDGLAAGTVYAGRGSFVVKAQQGKGSSGHEH
- a CDS encoding TolC family protein, translating into MSHTRPFIATACAALLAGVPILPAPAHAQSLITPRGTTSTESAAPSLALAEAIALALARNPAIAVAQREFDATRGAVLQAGMRPNPELSVQQEDFKQGRRTSTVQITQSLELGGKRASRTAVAERISAQAAADIEQARADVRSQAIVAFHEVLVGQERLRLAQSALQLASGDAEATGKRVQAGKIAPLEETRAKVARAAALAEVAQAEGALRAGRQRLFSLWGDMGRSGTALVGHLDLPAEGLADEAVFARMAASPALLRARLELERAQAAVALERSRQVVDVAVSVGVKRSQENGVTAAVVGLTVPLPVFDRNQGNLAEALAREEKAREELNAVELKLASDIAQAREQLRSARAEAQTLQQDAIPGAREAYEAASRGFQLGKFSYLETLDAQRTLVGTQAQFLRALLDTYRAAAELERLLHVTDASSTLLNPSRP
- a CDS encoding DUF4189 domain-containing protein, whose product is MKFHTTCPLLLTVFIAVSSLHAQTACPSGVAAGSARCGPSGDSGDSALPRPTGHWVKTWGALVSSNQAGGAWSSKGKNSEADARQDALTRCQAQGASDCKVDATFFNQCIAVSGSSAQRGVFTNTGKNKEVAGSRALKDCQDSGRANCAVVFTECTDPYFVRY